Proteins co-encoded in one Solanum stenotomum isolate F172 unplaced genomic scaffold, ASM1918654v1 scaffold28252, whole genome shotgun sequence genomic window:
- the LOC125851628 gene encoding uncharacterized protein LOC125851628 isoform X3 has translation MVVKMMKWRPWPELTSKKFEAKITVNCVKGLNFSQDFQRLVVEIKWKGSKGNSLTLSSLKRKSVKKNFTKEESLKDDGVVYWNEEFQSLCNLSVSKEIAFHPWDVSFTVFNVTNKRSNHKVPIVAAASLNIADFASEAREKEEIEIVIPLEAYSGGNKSNLSLCLSLNLVELGNAHEASETMPKFVMSAPVSPSPAEVLSTDRNELSVLKAGLQKVKLFKGLSTMRRKKACHEEEGSDGRNSVRSDDTDLVYPVDTDSLGDSEEGESDEVKEDTSMRKSFSYETLAYAKHAGGSCYTNTSGSEDEDLIFYSHHKSVAGRVYAEGATGEGQQSSKRKILPWRKRKLSFRSPKPKGEPLLKKHYGEEGGDDIDFDRRQLSSSDESSSGWNKSEEGSTANGFPVSEFGEDSFAVGSWEQKEIVSRDGQMKLQTEVFFASIDQRNERAAGESACTALVAVIADWFHSNPEEMPIKSQLDSLIREGSLEWRNLCENKTYRERFPDKHFDLETVVQAKVRPLSVVPEKSFIGFFHPEEIEDEGFDFLKDAMSFDNIWDEISKSVQDSPSHGECFVYIVSWNDHFFILKVERDAYYIIDTLGERLYEGCNQAFILKFDRDTTILQLPNTSQQSDEKSASTKKEQTDKKQATNERKILSNNTNEKMEESTVAFRDKVPENEDEPSLVCKGKEACKEYIKKFFGSNPH, from the exons ATGGTTGTGAAAATGATGAAGTGGAGGCCATGGCCTGAATTAACTTCAAAGAAATTTGAGGCCAAAATCACTGTGAATTGTGTTAAAGGTCTAAACTTTTCTCAAGATTTTCAAAGATTGGTTGTTGAAATCAAGTGGAAAGGCTCAAAGGGCAATTCTTTGACTTTGAGTTCTCTAAAGAGGAAAAGTGTTAAGAAGAATTTCACAAAGGAAGAGTCTTTGAAGGATGATGGAGTTGTTTATTGGAATGAGGAGTTTCAAAGTCTTTGCAACTTATCTGTATCCAAAGAGATTGCATTTCATCCTTGGGATGTTTCTTTTACAGTATTCAAT GTTACGAATAAACGATCGAACCATAAAGTCCCCATAGTTGCTGCTGCATCATTGAACATTGCAGACTTTGCTTCAGAAGCTagggaaaaagaagaaattgaaatagTCATTCCCTTGGAAGCCTATAGTGGCGGCAATAAGAGCAACCTTTCACTTTGT TTGTCTCTCAATCTTGTTGAATTGGGGAATGCTCACGAAGCCTCAGAAACGATGCCAAAGTTCGTCATGTCTGCTCCAGTATCTCCTTCCCCTGCAGAGGTTTTGTCGACAGACAGAAATGAGCTTTCTGTTTTGAAAGCAGGTCTGCAGAAAGTGAAACTTTTCAAGGGATTATCTACTATGCGACGAAAGAAGGCATGTCATGAAGAGGAGGGCAGTGATGGAAGGAACTCAGTCAGAAGTGATGATACTGATTTGGTATATCCAGTTGATACAGATTCACTCGGTGATTCGGAGGAAGGTGAATCAGATGAAGTGAAGGAGGATACAAGTATGCGGAAGTCATTCAGTTATGAAACACTTGCCTATGCGAAGCATGCTGGTGGATCATGCTACACAAACACGAGTGGCAGTGAAGATGAGGATTTGATCTTTTATAGTCATCACAAATCTGTTGCAGGGCGTGTGTATGCCGAGGGTGCAACTGGAGAAGGTCAGCAGAGTTCAAAACGCAAAATTCTCCCTTGGAGGAAGAGAAAGTTAAGCTTCAGATCTCCTAAACCCAAAGGGGAGCCGTTGTTGAAGAAGCATTATGGAGAGGAAGGTGGGGATGATATAGATTTTGATCGCCGACAGCTTAGTTCATCCGATGAGTCTTCTTCAGGG TGGAATAAATCTGAGGAAGGTTCAACTGCGAATGGATTTCCAGTCTCCGAGTTTGGAGAAGACAGTTTTGCTGTTGGTAGTTGGGAGCAGAAAGAGATAGTAAGCCGTGATGGGCAGATGAAGCTGCAGACTGAGGTCTTCTTTGCTTCAATTGATCAACGAAATGAACGGGCTGCAGGTGAAAGTGCTTGTACAGCCTTGGTTGCTGTGATTGCTGATTGGTTCCATTCCAACCCTGAAGAAATGCCTATCAAGTCCCAACTCGACAGTCTTATCCGTGAAGGTTCACTAGAGTGGAGGAATCTCTGTGAAAACAAGACGTACAGGGAGCGTTTCCCAGATAAGCATTTCGACCTCGAAACAGTGGTCCAGGCTAAAGTACGCCCGCTCTCAGTAGTCCCAGAGAAATCATTCATTGGTTTTTTTCATCCGGAAGAAATCGAAGATGAGGGATTCGATTTTCTCAAAGATGCCATGTCCTTTGACAAcatttgggatgagatttctAAATCTGTTCAAGACAGTCCCAGTCATGGCGAGTGCTTTGTTTACATTGTGAGTTGGAATGACCACTTCTTCATCCTCAAGGTTGAACGAGATGCATACTATATCATCGATACACTTGGTGAGAGACTGTATGAAGGCTGCAACCAggctttcatcctcaaattcgACAGAGACACTACAATCTTGCAGCTACCTAACACGAGTCAACAATCAGATGAGAAATCAGCTAGCACTAAAAAGGAGCAAACTGATAAGAAGCAGGCTACTAATGAACGGAAGATTCTCTCAAATAACACCAACGAAAAGATGGAAGAATCAACCGTTGCCTTCAGAGATAAAGTACCTGAAAATGAGGACGAACCGAGCCTTGTTTGCAAAGGTAAAGAGGCTTGCAAAGAGTACATTAAGA AGTTTTTTGGCAGCAATCCCCATTAG
- the LOC125851629 gene encoding uncharacterized protein LOC125851629 isoform X2, with protein MGYRLHHYNHIFPICRTSFSSFRFNLRVCCCSQSGKNQERMEQIVVNGSESQVVVDDSNLLQKKISAIRLGGPAKLQVIADFDGTLTKYRIDGCRGQGSYNVLQQEDPEFNDKRQKLYEYYQPLEFDPTIPLDEKTKLMEEWWGKTHALLIEGGVTYNGIQNSVAKATIAFRDGVTELLELLEEKGVPVLIFSAGLADIIEEVLKQKVHRSFKNVRVVSNRMVFDENGHLQSFKGKTIHVLNKNEHALDMAAPLHDHFDDVNGLSDEKSALKKRTNVLLLGDHIGDLGMSDGLDYETRISVGFLNDRVEDSLESYRKAFDILYLDDSSMHGVLKLATHLCSTESD; from the exons AGTGTGCTGTTGCAGTCAGAGTGGTAAAAATCAGGAGCGAATGGAACAAATAGTTGTTAATGGCTCAGAGTCACAAGTTGTAGTGGATGATTCTAATTTGTTGCAAAAGAAAATATCTGCAATTCGACTTGGGGGTCCTGCAAAGCTACAG GTAATTGCAGATTTTGATGGCACATTGACAAAATATCGGATAGATGGTTGCCGAGGCCAAG GCAGTTATAATGTTTTACAACAGGAGGATCCTGAGTTCAATGACAAGAGGCAGAAATTATATGAGTATTATCAGCCCTTAGAATTTGATCCAACAATTCCCCTTGATGAGAAAACCAAGCTCATGGAAGAGTG GTGGGGAAAAACACATGCTCTTCTCATTGAAGGAGGCGTTACATACAATGGAATTCAAAATTCCGTGGCTAAAGCCACAATTGCATTCAGGGATGGTGTAACTgaacttcttgaacttttggAG GAAAAAGGTGTTCCTGTTCTTATATTCTCTGCAGGTTTAGCTGACATAATAGAGGAG GTGCTGAAGCAGAAAGTTCATAGATCTTTCAAGAATGTTAGAGTTGTCTCCAACAGGATGGTGTTTGACGAAAATGGCCACCTACAGTCATTCAAAG GTAAGACAATCCATGTACTCAACAAGAATGAGCATGCACTTGACATGGCTGCACCACTTCATGATCACTTTGATGACGTGAATGGACTGAGTGATGAGAAATCTGCATTAAAAAAGAGAACTAATGTGCTACTTCTTGGTGACCACATTGGAGATTTGGGAATGTCTGACGGCTTAGACTATGAAACAAGAATATCTGTGGGTTTTCT GAATGACAGAGTGGAAGATTCTCTAGAAAGCTACCGAAAAGCTTTTGACATTCTCTATCTG GATGATTCATCCATGCATGGAGTACTCAAGCTTGCGACTCATCTCTGTTCAACAGAAAGCGATTGA
- the LOC125851629 gene encoding uncharacterized protein LOC125851629 isoform X4 translates to MEQIVVNGSESQVVVDDSNLLQKKISAIRLGGPAKLQVIADFDGTLTKYRIDGCRGQGSYNVLQQEDPEFNDKRQKLYEYYQPLEFDPTIPLDEKTKLMEEWWGKTHALLIEGGVTYNGIQNSVAKATIAFRDGVTELLELLEEKGVPVLIFSAGLADIIEEVLKQKVHRSFKNVRVVSNRMVFDENGHLQSFKGKTIHVLNKNEHALDMAAPLHDHFDDVNGLSDEKSALKKRTNVLLLGDHIGDLGMSDGLDYETRISVGFLNDRVEDSLESYRKAFDILYLDDSSMHGVLKLATHLCSTESD, encoded by the exons ATGGAACAAATAGTTGTTAATGGCTCAGAGTCACAAGTTGTAGTGGATGATTCTAATTTGTTGCAAAAGAAAATATCTGCAATTCGACTTGGGGGTCCTGCAAAGCTACAG GTAATTGCAGATTTTGATGGCACATTGACAAAATATCGGATAGATGGTTGCCGAGGCCAAG GCAGTTATAATGTTTTACAACAGGAGGATCCTGAGTTCAATGACAAGAGGCAGAAATTATATGAGTATTATCAGCCCTTAGAATTTGATCCAACAATTCCCCTTGATGAGAAAACCAAGCTCATGGAAGAGTG GTGGGGAAAAACACATGCTCTTCTCATTGAAGGAGGCGTTACATACAATGGAATTCAAAATTCCGTGGCTAAAGCCACAATTGCATTCAGGGATGGTGTAACTgaacttcttgaacttttggAG GAAAAAGGTGTTCCTGTTCTTATATTCTCTGCAGGTTTAGCTGACATAATAGAGGAG GTGCTGAAGCAGAAAGTTCATAGATCTTTCAAGAATGTTAGAGTTGTCTCCAACAGGATGGTGTTTGACGAAAATGGCCACCTACAGTCATTCAAAG GTAAGACAATCCATGTACTCAACAAGAATGAGCATGCACTTGACATGGCTGCACCACTTCATGATCACTTTGATGACGTGAATGGACTGAGTGATGAGAAATCTGCATTAAAAAAGAGAACTAATGTGCTACTTCTTGGTGACCACATTGGAGATTTGGGAATGTCTGACGGCTTAGACTATGAAACAAGAATATCTGTGGGTTTTCT GAATGACAGAGTGGAAGATTCTCTAGAAAGCTACCGAAAAGCTTTTGACATTCTCTATCTG GATGATTCATCCATGCATGGAGTACTCAAGCTTGCGACTCATCTCTGTTCAACAGAAAGCGATTGA
- the LOC125851628 gene encoding uncharacterized protein LOC125851628 isoform X1 produces the protein MVVKMMKWRPWPELTSKKFEAKITVNCVKGLNFSQDFQRLVVEIKWKGSKGNSLTLSSLKRKSVKKNFTKEESLKDDGVVYWNEEFQSLCNLSVSKEIAFHPWDVSFTVFNVTNKRSNHKVPIVAAASLNIADFASEAREKEEIEIVIPLEAYSGGNKSNLSLCLSLNLVELGNAHEASETMPKFVMSAPVSPSPAEVLSTDRNELSVLKAGLQKVKLFKGLSTMRRKKACHEEEGSDGRNSVRSDDTDLVYPVDTDSLGDSEEGESDEVKEDTSMRKSFSYETLAYAKHAGGSCYTNTSGSEDEDLIFYSHHKSVAGRVYAEGATGEGQQSSKRKILPWRKRKLSFRSPKPKGEPLLKKHYGEEGGDDIDFDRRQLSSSDESSSGWNKSEEGSTANGFPVSEFGEDSFAVGSWEQKEIVSRDGQMKLQTEVFFASIDQRNERAAGESACTALVAVIADWFHSNPEEMPIKSQLDSLIREGSLEWRNLCENKTYRERFPDKHFDLETVVQAKVRPLSVVPEKSFIGFFHPEEIEDEGFDFLKDAMSFDNIWDEISKSVQDSPSHGECFVYIVSWNDHFFILKVERDAYYIIDTLGERLYEGCNQAFILKFDRDTTILQLPNTSQQSDEKSASTKKEQTDKKQATNERKILSNNTNEKMEESTVAFRDKVPENEDEPSLVCKGKEACKEYIKSFLAAIPIRELQVDVKKGLMASTPLHQRLQIEFHYTKSFNTQLESESPSEELTDNSLALRTSAAAE, from the exons ATGGTTGTGAAAATGATGAAGTGGAGGCCATGGCCTGAATTAACTTCAAAGAAATTTGAGGCCAAAATCACTGTGAATTGTGTTAAAGGTCTAAACTTTTCTCAAGATTTTCAAAGATTGGTTGTTGAAATCAAGTGGAAAGGCTCAAAGGGCAATTCTTTGACTTTGAGTTCTCTAAAGAGGAAAAGTGTTAAGAAGAATTTCACAAAGGAAGAGTCTTTGAAGGATGATGGAGTTGTTTATTGGAATGAGGAGTTTCAAAGTCTTTGCAACTTATCTGTATCCAAAGAGATTGCATTTCATCCTTGGGATGTTTCTTTTACAGTATTCAAT GTTACGAATAAACGATCGAACCATAAAGTCCCCATAGTTGCTGCTGCATCATTGAACATTGCAGACTTTGCTTCAGAAGCTagggaaaaagaagaaattgaaatagTCATTCCCTTGGAAGCCTATAGTGGCGGCAATAAGAGCAACCTTTCACTTTGT TTGTCTCTCAATCTTGTTGAATTGGGGAATGCTCACGAAGCCTCAGAAACGATGCCAAAGTTCGTCATGTCTGCTCCAGTATCTCCTTCCCCTGCAGAGGTTTTGTCGACAGACAGAAATGAGCTTTCTGTTTTGAAAGCAGGTCTGCAGAAAGTGAAACTTTTCAAGGGATTATCTACTATGCGACGAAAGAAGGCATGTCATGAAGAGGAGGGCAGTGATGGAAGGAACTCAGTCAGAAGTGATGATACTGATTTGGTATATCCAGTTGATACAGATTCACTCGGTGATTCGGAGGAAGGTGAATCAGATGAAGTGAAGGAGGATACAAGTATGCGGAAGTCATTCAGTTATGAAACACTTGCCTATGCGAAGCATGCTGGTGGATCATGCTACACAAACACGAGTGGCAGTGAAGATGAGGATTTGATCTTTTATAGTCATCACAAATCTGTTGCAGGGCGTGTGTATGCCGAGGGTGCAACTGGAGAAGGTCAGCAGAGTTCAAAACGCAAAATTCTCCCTTGGAGGAAGAGAAAGTTAAGCTTCAGATCTCCTAAACCCAAAGGGGAGCCGTTGTTGAAGAAGCATTATGGAGAGGAAGGTGGGGATGATATAGATTTTGATCGCCGACAGCTTAGTTCATCCGATGAGTCTTCTTCAGGG TGGAATAAATCTGAGGAAGGTTCAACTGCGAATGGATTTCCAGTCTCCGAGTTTGGAGAAGACAGTTTTGCTGTTGGTAGTTGGGAGCAGAAAGAGATAGTAAGCCGTGATGGGCAGATGAAGCTGCAGACTGAGGTCTTCTTTGCTTCAATTGATCAACGAAATGAACGGGCTGCAGGTGAAAGTGCTTGTACAGCCTTGGTTGCTGTGATTGCTGATTGGTTCCATTCCAACCCTGAAGAAATGCCTATCAAGTCCCAACTCGACAGTCTTATCCGTGAAGGTTCACTAGAGTGGAGGAATCTCTGTGAAAACAAGACGTACAGGGAGCGTTTCCCAGATAAGCATTTCGACCTCGAAACAGTGGTCCAGGCTAAAGTACGCCCGCTCTCAGTAGTCCCAGAGAAATCATTCATTGGTTTTTTTCATCCGGAAGAAATCGAAGATGAGGGATTCGATTTTCTCAAAGATGCCATGTCCTTTGACAAcatttgggatgagatttctAAATCTGTTCAAGACAGTCCCAGTCATGGCGAGTGCTTTGTTTACATTGTGAGTTGGAATGACCACTTCTTCATCCTCAAGGTTGAACGAGATGCATACTATATCATCGATACACTTGGTGAGAGACTGTATGAAGGCTGCAACCAggctttcatcctcaaattcgACAGAGACACTACAATCTTGCAGCTACCTAACACGAGTCAACAATCAGATGAGAAATCAGCTAGCACTAAAAAGGAGCAAACTGATAAGAAGCAGGCTACTAATGAACGGAAGATTCTCTCAAATAACACCAACGAAAAGATGGAAGAATCAACCGTTGCCTTCAGAGATAAAGTACCTGAAAATGAGGACGAACCGAGCCTTGTTTGCAAAGGTAAAGAGGCTTGCAAAGAGTACATTAAGAGTTTTTTGGCAGCAATCCCCATTAGGGAATTACAAGTTGATGTGAAGAAAGGGTTGATGGCATCTACACCACTTCATCAGAGGCTGCAAATTGAGTTCCACTATACGAAGAGCTTTAACACTCAGCTGGAATCGGAATCACCCTCGGAAGAACTGACTGATAACAGCTTGGCATTACGAACATCAGCAGCAGCAGAGTAA